CTTTGCGCTTACGTTCCCAGGTGGGCTTTTCATAGAACTCACGGCGACGGACTTCGGCAAGGATACCGGCCTTTTCGCAGGAGCGCTTGAAACGGCGCATGGCAACTTCAAATGGTTCGTTCTCTTTAACGTGTACGTTTGGCATCTATGCTGTATCCTCGCTACTTTTAGCTTCGCCGACAATCGAAAGGCGGGAATTCTACTCATTGCCACCCCAGTTTGCAAAGGTGTGGCGTAAAAAAATCGGTTTAAATCCACATCACTATGCGAATTCTAGGTATTGAGACCTCCTGTGACGAGACCGGGGTTGCTATATATGACCATGATCAGGGGTTGCTGGCGGAAGCCCTGCACAGTCAGATTGCGATTCATCAGGAGTATGGTGGGGTGGTTCCGGAACTGGCTTCCCGGGACCATGTGCGGAAGCTGCTGCCGTTGATCCGGCAGCTGTTCGCGGATGCGGATATCGGCCCGGAGAGCCTCGACGGAGTAGCATTTACCACAGGACCCGGCTTGGTCGGGGCGCTGATGGTCGGTGCTTCGGTGGGGCGCAGTCTGGCCTGGGCCTGGGGTGTTCCTGCCATCGGTGTACACCATATGGAGGGGCATCTGCTGGCGCCGATGCTGGAGGCAGAGCCTCCGGAGTTTCCCTTCATCGCCATGCTGGTCTCCGGGGGGCACACCCAGCTGGTGGAGGTGCAGGGTGTCGGCCACTACCATTTGATGGGGGATTCCCTGGACGATGCGGCCGGCGAGGCCTTCGATAAGACCGCTAAACTGCTGGATCTGCCCTATCCGGGTGGGCCGGAGCTCTCCAGACTGGCGACCCAGGGGAATCCTGAGCGTTATCGGTTTCCCCGCCCGATGACCGATCGTCCCGGTCTCGATTTCAGTTTCAGTGGTTTGAAGACCTTTGCCCTGAACACCTTACAGGATGCTGCCAAAACGGAGGGGGAGCCGGTACCAGAGCAGACCCGGGCCGATATCGCCCGTGCCTTCGAGGAGGCGGTGGTGGACACCTTGATGATCAAGTGCCGGCGTGCGGTACGCGAGACCGGCATCAAGCGCCTGATCATGGCGGGGGGGGTCAGTGCCAATCAACGTTTACGTGAACGGATTGGCGAGATGATGGCCAAGGAGGGTGGGGCAGCCTACTACCCCAGACTGAAGTTCTGCACCGACAATGGGGCGATGATCGCCTATGCGGGGTGCCAGCGGCTGATGGCCGGTGAGAATGACGGATTGAGCTTCTCGGTTACTCCGAGGTGGCCGATGGAGGAGCT
This portion of the Candidatus Thiodiazotropha endoloripes genome encodes:
- the rpsU gene encoding 30S ribosomal protein S21, giving the protein MPNVHVKENEPFEVAMRRFKRSCEKAGILAEVRRREFYEKPTWERKRKAAAAVKRNLKKVSRESRRFERQY
- the tsaD gene encoding tRNA (adenosine(37)-N6)-threonylcarbamoyltransferase complex transferase subunit TsaD, which gives rise to MRILGIETSCDETGVAIYDHDQGLLAEALHSQIAIHQEYGGVVPELASRDHVRKLLPLIRQLFADADIGPESLDGVAFTTGPGLVGALMVGASVGRSLAWAWGVPAIGVHHMEGHLLAPMLEAEPPEFPFIAMLVSGGHTQLVEVQGVGHYHLMGDSLDDAAGEAFDKTAKLLDLPYPGGPELSRLATQGNPERYRFPRPMTDRPGLDFSFSGLKTFALNTLQDAAKTEGEPVPEQTRADIARAFEEAVVDTLMIKCRRAVRETGIKRLIMAGGVSANQRLRERIGEMMAKEGGAAYYPRLKFCTDNGAMIAYAGCQRLMAGENDGLSFSVTPRWPMEELNGLSQAG